One genomic segment of Amycolatopsis sp. WQ 127309 includes these proteins:
- a CDS encoding AAA family ATPase codes for MEIHLLGPLVVCVDGGEVDISSPLAKGLLALLVVAPNRKMSHAEIVTRLWPGERVPLDRIREARRALRKRLPEVKPRNLNLHCMIDLSGWSVDFARFTSGVTEAKRLEGHARVERLQRALDEWRSEPLVDADLAKFDLCREQEYLDGLRRAATFDLLEATAECGDRVGFRIAVHDAVGRWPHDVPMLTLVSGVIAKTESGSSAGSFLARHCQEHGDSEGRLAELQSLYGPHPTVTSPRSGARRQVPAFRPKLVGRHAELRELDSVLVRAKPGDARIALVTGMAGVGKTALVRDWAHQMEDEFPGGTLHVDLNGFGATAPESPEEILTRFLKNLDVEPPTTTLDGLITEFRSATSGRSLLVVLDNARDAAQARPLLPGTGCAVVITSRTRLESLIAQEGAHPLTVRPLARSDAIAMLTGSLGEHRTRHTGHFVDEIAELVGGLPLALAVVAARLHRHPAEEVRATRDLLRETKSRLDALSPGREADLNVRVALSYSHGGLTGTAAELWALLALHPGPSVSLAAVANLAGRDCAADIDELVAAHLLEEPIHRRYAMHDLVRDYGLELALRLSPGHAEGAIVAAFEYLLQHVWACDQALVPGRELPVPAASAGQVAVPPTARDAMEWLDVEYPTITAALRQAAETGDDQHTWLLAMALVTYQWRRSRFADAERYLRAAAEAAERVAGLADQAMVYRMLGGSRWNMKVYPLAEAAQRRAIQLSEGAGDTRGLAYGLFGMAAIHLGRAEHSTASAVYGRARALFQQLGDELGEADALGGLARVALAEGDHDEAVGACSDARDRFAHIGDMNGEASILVLLGDVHADRGDLSKAAANYDFAVSHYRSLTRRSHEAKTLVRLADVLRRDSRADESEQALRSARALYHDLGDTSGVELVDEMLANV; via the coding sequence ATGGAAATCCACCTTTTGGGTCCGTTGGTGGTTTGCGTGGATGGCGGCGAGGTTGATATCTCGTCACCGCTCGCGAAGGGGCTGCTCGCCCTTCTCGTCGTCGCGCCGAACCGCAAGATGTCGCACGCGGAGATCGTGACCAGGCTTTGGCCAGGGGAACGTGTTCCCCTGGATCGCATCCGAGAGGCGCGGCGAGCTCTCCGGAAACGGCTGCCGGAAGTCAAACCGAGAAACCTGAACCTGCATTGCATGATCGACCTCTCTGGCTGGTCGGTCGATTTCGCCCGGTTCACGAGTGGGGTCACCGAGGCGAAGCGGCTCGAGGGTCATGCTCGGGTCGAACGGCTGCAAAGGGCGCTCGACGAATGGCGGTCCGAGCCGCTCGTCGACGCGGACTTGGCGAAGTTCGATTTGTGCCGGGAGCAGGAGTACTTGGACGGCCTGCGGCGCGCGGCCACCTTCGACCTTCTCGAAGCGACGGCGGAGTGCGGTGACCGTGTAGGGTTCCGAATCGCCGTGCACGACGCCGTCGGCCGGTGGCCGCACGACGTTCCGATGCTGACTCTCGTGTCCGGCGTCATCGCGAAAACGGAGTCAGGGTCGTCGGCTGGCTCCTTTCTGGCTCGGCACTGCCAAGAGCACGGCGATTCCGAAGGCAGGTTGGCCGAGCTTCAGTCGCTGTATGGACCGCATCCTACGGTGACTTCACCTCGCTCCGGGGCGCGGCGGCAGGTGCCCGCGTTCCGGCCGAAACTGGTCGGGAGGCACGCCGAACTGCGAGAGCTGGACAGTGTGCTGGTACGCGCCAAGCCCGGTGACGCACGGATAGCATTGGTGACCGGTATGGCCGGAGTAGGCAAGACCGCATTGGTTCGCGACTGGGCGCACCAGATGGAGGACGAGTTCCCCGGCGGGACGCTGCACGTGGACCTCAACGGCTTCGGCGCGACCGCTCCAGAATCCCCCGAGGAGATCCTGACCAGGTTCCTCAAGAACCTCGACGTCGAACCACCGACGACCACCCTCGACGGGTTGATCACGGAGTTCCGTTCCGCGACCTCCGGCCGTTCATTGCTCGTCGTGCTCGACAACGCACGGGATGCGGCGCAAGCCCGGCCACTGCTCCCGGGTACAGGGTGCGCCGTCGTGATCACCAGCCGGACTCGCCTGGAGAGCCTCATCGCCCAGGAGGGGGCCCATCCTCTCACTGTGCGACCGTTGGCGCGGTCCGACGCGATCGCCATGCTGACCGGCTCGCTGGGGGAGCACCGGACGCGCCACACCGGCCACTTCGTCGACGAAATCGCCGAGCTGGTCGGTGGGCTCCCTCTGGCGTTGGCGGTGGTCGCTGCGAGGCTGCACAGGCATCCCGCCGAAGAGGTCCGAGCGACCCGCGACTTGCTCAGGGAAACCAAGTCCAGGCTCGACGCCCTTTCCCCGGGCCGTGAGGCAGACCTGAACGTCCGGGTCGCCCTGTCGTATTCGCACGGCGGCCTGACCGGCACCGCAGCCGAACTGTGGGCCTTGCTCGCCTTGCACCCGGGGCCCAGCGTCAGTTTGGCGGCGGTGGCGAATCTCGCCGGCCGGGACTGCGCAGCCGACATTGATGAACTCGTCGCGGCGCACCTCCTGGAGGAGCCGATCCACCGGAGGTACGCGATGCACGACCTGGTCCGCGACTACGGACTCGAACTCGCCTTAAGGCTGTCTCCGGGCCATGCCGAGGGAGCGATCGTGGCCGCCTTCGAGTACCTCCTCCAGCACGTGTGGGCCTGCGATCAGGCCCTGGTTCCCGGTCGCGAGCTGCCCGTTCCCGCCGCCTCCGCCGGTCAGGTGGCGGTACCGCCGACAGCTCGGGACGCGATGGAGTGGCTGGACGTCGAATATCCGACGATTACGGCGGCGCTGCGTCAAGCCGCCGAAACCGGTGACGATCAGCACACCTGGCTGCTGGCCATGGCGCTCGTTACATACCAGTGGCGCCGCAGCAGGTTTGCCGATGCCGAACGGTACTTGCGTGCCGCAGCTGAGGCGGCCGAACGCGTCGCCGGCCTCGCTGATCAGGCGATGGTCTACCGCATGCTCGGGGGATCCCGCTGGAACATGAAGGTGTACCCGCTGGCCGAAGCGGCGCAGCGGCGAGCCATCCAGCTGAGCGAGGGGGCGGGGGACACCCGTGGTCTTGCGTACGGACTCTTCGGAATGGCTGCGATTCACCTCGGTCGCGCCGAGCACTCGACGGCGAGTGCGGTGTACGGCCGGGCTCGTGCTCTCTTCCAGCAGCTGGGCGACGAACTCGGTGAGGCCGATGCGCTCGGTGGACTCGCGCGGGTCGCGCTCGCCGAGGGTGACCACGACGAGGCTGTCGGAGCTTGTTCAGATGCGCGGGACCGGTTCGCCCACATCGGTGATATGAACGGCGAAGCCTCTATCTTGGTTCTGTTGGGTGACGTTCACGCCGACCGCGGAGACCTGTCGAAAGCTGCGGCGAACTACGACTTCGCGGTATCCCATTATCGGTCGCTGACCCGGCGCAGCCACGAAGCGAAAACGCTCGTGCGGCTCGCCGATGTGCTGAGACGCGACTCCCGCGCCGACGAAAGTGAGCAGGCATTGCGCAGCGCCCGAGCCCTGTACCACGACCTCGGCGACACAAGTGGCGTCGAGCTGGTCGACGAAATGCTGGCGAATGTCTAG
- a CDS encoding PD-(D/E)XK nuclease family protein — translation MTTWHPPVGVSGDSGLIKVSVGMLGPARYRCPARDALVARPRYRADTPVPRKPEVLETFTNGAFMDVLDLVEHRGVAVGDALGKLSRRSMHDSVRQWTEHAVAGYLEAFPARLNGVLKPFRGRWVYESVLANADQRGARQYRISAWGRCYRSVDGKVREVRLPANRLGGRTRTDAEIAVAALVLAEGGPDALPEQVTIRQFGMLEGRSVTLFDGSRKAALDLYAVSGRDALAQLVDAGDPFEYRPGAVCADCPFAAVCPELRRTPGLLGVRNRRRPRRSWSATSARNHATCPALDYGRRQRLPVDQKVERGPAAERGRAVHRYLEDRHHEATCPCDTRIPTDWVPSGFDLTEDDRALGAVLLRHHAVVCPVRHTTKPADLRVEPNLVFDDVDADTIVLTKPDLLYHDGTTWVWREVKTSAWGRRGTRPWLEQYPQLALATVLAARDEFGLGIGRVELEVLRPAGADLYTLDPRTPEVRLHAEKVVRESFGRWHDDDRFVPVPGRHCADCEVARWCSARETTEGDA, via the coding sequence ATGACGACATGGCACCCTCCGGTCGGGGTATCCGGTGATTCCGGCCTGATCAAGGTGTCGGTCGGGATGCTCGGACCGGCCAGGTATCGCTGCCCGGCGCGCGATGCGCTCGTAGCGCGGCCGCGCTACCGCGCCGATACCCCGGTACCCCGCAAGCCCGAGGTGCTGGAAACGTTCACGAATGGAGCGTTCATGGACGTGCTCGACCTCGTTGAGCACCGAGGAGTCGCGGTCGGAGACGCGCTCGGGAAACTCAGCCGGCGTTCGATGCACGACTCCGTCAGGCAGTGGACGGAGCACGCCGTTGCCGGGTATCTCGAAGCTTTCCCAGCCCGCTTGAACGGCGTCTTGAAGCCGTTCCGGGGTCGGTGGGTCTATGAATCCGTACTCGCGAATGCCGACCAGCGAGGCGCACGGCAGTACCGGATCAGTGCCTGGGGCCGGTGCTACCGCTCCGTGGACGGCAAGGTGCGCGAAGTGCGGCTGCCGGCGAACCGCCTCGGAGGCCGGACGCGCACTGACGCCGAGATCGCGGTTGCCGCGCTCGTCCTGGCCGAGGGAGGCCCGGACGCGCTCCCGGAGCAGGTGACGATCCGGCAGTTCGGCATGCTGGAGGGCCGGTCGGTCACCCTGTTCGACGGTTCGCGGAAAGCCGCGCTCGATCTCTACGCGGTGTCGGGCCGGGACGCCTTGGCCCAGCTCGTGGACGCTGGTGATCCTTTCGAGTATCGGCCGGGCGCTGTGTGCGCCGACTGCCCGTTCGCCGCGGTGTGCCCTGAGCTGCGCCGGACGCCGGGATTGCTGGGAGTCCGTAACCGGCGGCGACCGCGCCGGAGCTGGTCCGCTACGTCGGCGCGGAATCACGCCACCTGTCCTGCTCTGGACTACGGACGCCGGCAGCGTCTTCCCGTCGACCAGAAGGTCGAACGGGGGCCTGCGGCCGAACGGGGACGGGCGGTGCACCGATACCTCGAGGATCGCCACCACGAAGCCACCTGTCCCTGCGACACCCGGATCCCGACGGATTGGGTGCCCTCCGGCTTCGACCTGACGGAAGACGACCGGGCACTCGGAGCTGTGCTCCTGCGTCATCACGCCGTCGTGTGCCCGGTGCGGCACACGACGAAGCCGGCCGACCTCCGGGTGGAGCCCAACCTGGTCTTCGACGACGTCGACGCCGACACGATCGTCCTCACCAAGCCCGATCTCCTCTACCACGACGGCACCACGTGGGTCTGGCGGGAAGTGAAGACCTCGGCCTGGGGGCGCCGTGGGACGAGGCCATGGCTCGAGCAGTACCCCCAGCTCGCCCTGGCCACCGTTCTCGCGGCGCGTGACGAGTTCGGACTGGGAATCGGCCGGGTCGAGCTGGAGGTGCTCCGGCCCGCGGGCGCTGACCTTTACACGCTCGACCCGCGGACCCCGGAGGTGCGCCTGCACGCCGAGAAGGTGGTGCGCGAGTCCTTCGGCCGGTGGCATGACGACGACCGGTTCGTCCCGGTTCCGGGCAGACACTGCGCCGATTGCGAAGTGGCCCGGTGGTGTTCCGCTCGGGAAACGACCGAAGGAGACGCATGA
- a CDS encoding pPIWI_RE module domain-containing protein: protein MHSLITPCAYEPDPEHGPWVEDLHVTTFAEQWRTELTDLSALGWRSREPFAGLPVRKLDSLLRAVAPGMLATGRGAAADSSVPWLYAREPLPTDVVLPAFLSWVAALRPESEHLAATRRVLDAVRETEPEWSTCAVELSGTDVSPGGTAAPHRRLYALLPELLALRLAERPFQAEGAATDMCFRAVRLEHGAELVSWPPETFRKNGVDHRYSARLGITLHTVPFSPSFRVHVSSGIRRWSTRSPVWVPGGRGATVLFDLPVPWDEESGESRLRLVGNTMKFSAAEGRCTWRGHSPVEIIDELDIVRRYPKPEDLIADPRAWLTGQGGVRAAVVHSTAMGRHEIAAGLMPGERADLDNWVEAGLRPWLRRVPSLERAFRVTKPVLLPKVPKTDPVRRAEVDLRAVSARRETLRTVLAGEPLHVDIVTAYPETREHLLRQLALLLGVTDLGEGDLRRWSVGGLEIDVLLSDASFLATALKTSSEAQLEDAEALRARRAAVAARYPRRAGRPGLALIEIPGADRFTVPGTDPKLALRLGFADSRRVAQFIQVADNETADPATRAEAACRDGLRQLGAVSAPAHRAGAGLPADLQYVALWVVRKQATAKSKRAGRQLIAVRVRPADTEHPVRAWDDRLQDWLPYADFLLSLATGGLAADGSASGIRPFLTVEDERADIERRVRAILFQVRDRPTLLLVNAGNLRDSWRWLGNGTLVRDKLGFAGEPDQRLGAFGEDLRVVLIRDRNSRDEVPQWYAPGKDNDTPGFGVGLWASQEALPDNRVFASTADVPKNFPKVPRGLRKLTGEQGPGHASTVSAWNPQYLELTVLGCPREDEPAVWAAIAHQLRFHDDYVPLARPLPMHLAKLAEEYLSPQSTTTDRRSDPT from the coding sequence ATGCACTCCCTGATCACTCCCTGCGCGTACGAGCCCGACCCCGAGCATGGCCCGTGGGTCGAAGACCTCCACGTGACGACCTTCGCCGAGCAGTGGCGCACCGAGCTGACCGATCTGTCCGCGCTCGGCTGGCGCAGTCGGGAGCCCTTCGCCGGGCTGCCGGTCCGCAAGCTCGACAGCCTTCTGCGCGCGGTGGCGCCGGGGATGCTCGCGACCGGCCGTGGCGCCGCCGCCGACAGTTCGGTGCCGTGGCTCTACGCGCGGGAGCCGCTGCCGACCGATGTCGTGCTGCCCGCCTTCTTGAGCTGGGTCGCTGCTCTCCGGCCGGAGAGCGAACACCTCGCCGCCACGCGCCGTGTGCTCGACGCTGTCCGCGAAACCGAACCGGAGTGGTCGACCTGCGCGGTGGAGCTGTCCGGTACCGATGTGTCCCCGGGCGGGACCGCCGCACCACACCGGCGGCTCTACGCGCTCCTGCCGGAGCTACTGGCTCTTCGTCTGGCGGAGCGGCCCTTCCAAGCCGAAGGGGCAGCCACCGACATGTGCTTCCGCGCAGTCCGGCTCGAACACGGGGCGGAGCTGGTTTCCTGGCCGCCGGAGACGTTCCGGAAGAACGGAGTGGACCACCGGTACTCGGCCCGGTTGGGGATCACCCTGCACACCGTCCCGTTCTCCCCGTCTTTTCGCGTCCACGTGTCGTCGGGGATCCGCCGATGGTCCACGCGTTCCCCCGTCTGGGTTCCCGGTGGCCGCGGAGCAACGGTGCTGTTCGACCTTCCGGTGCCCTGGGACGAAGAAAGTGGCGAGAGTCGCCTCCGCCTGGTCGGCAACACGATGAAGTTCTCTGCCGCCGAAGGGCGGTGCACGTGGCGAGGACACAGCCCGGTGGAGATCATCGACGAGCTCGACATCGTGCGGCGTTACCCGAAACCGGAAGACCTCATCGCCGATCCGCGCGCATGGCTGACCGGTCAAGGCGGCGTCAGAGCGGCAGTGGTGCACAGCACCGCCATGGGCCGGCACGAGATCGCCGCCGGTCTGATGCCCGGGGAGCGGGCTGATCTCGACAACTGGGTGGAAGCCGGGCTCCGTCCGTGGCTGCGCCGAGTTCCGTCGCTGGAGCGAGCGTTCCGCGTCACCAAGCCGGTCTTGCTCCCGAAGGTGCCGAAGACCGACCCGGTGCGCCGGGCCGAAGTGGATTTGCGTGCAGTATCGGCTCGGAGAGAAACGCTGCGCACCGTGTTGGCGGGCGAGCCGCTGCACGTCGACATCGTCACTGCCTACCCGGAGACGCGAGAGCACCTGCTGCGACAACTTGCACTGCTGCTCGGAGTCACCGATCTCGGCGAAGGCGATCTTCGCCGCTGGTCCGTGGGTGGCCTCGAAATCGACGTCCTGCTGTCCGACGCGAGTTTCCTGGCCACGGCACTGAAAACCTCGTCAGAGGCGCAGCTCGAAGACGCTGAGGCACTCCGCGCACGGAGAGCAGCGGTGGCCGCGCGGTACCCGCGTCGCGCTGGTCGGCCGGGGTTGGCCTTGATCGAGATCCCCGGCGCCGACCGGTTCACGGTTCCCGGCACGGACCCGAAGCTCGCGTTACGGCTCGGATTCGCCGACAGTCGGCGGGTCGCCCAGTTTATCCAGGTCGCCGACAACGAGACCGCGGATCCGGCGACCCGCGCCGAAGCCGCGTGTCGGGACGGGCTTCGTCAGCTCGGTGCCGTCTCCGCACCGGCGCATCGTGCGGGTGCTGGACTCCCGGCGGATCTTCAGTACGTTGCCTTGTGGGTGGTGCGCAAACAGGCCACGGCGAAGTCCAAGCGAGCAGGCCGGCAGCTCATCGCCGTGCGAGTGCGGCCCGCCGACACCGAACACCCGGTCCGGGCCTGGGACGATCGTTTGCAGGACTGGCTCCCGTACGCTGACTTTCTCCTATCCCTGGCAACAGGTGGCCTCGCCGCGGACGGCTCGGCGAGTGGTATTCGTCCATTTCTCACCGTCGAGGACGAACGGGCCGACATCGAACGACGGGTGCGCGCGATCCTCTTCCAGGTCCGGGATCGCCCGACCTTACTGCTGGTGAACGCCGGCAACCTCCGGGATTCGTGGCGATGGCTGGGCAACGGAACCCTGGTGCGGGACAAGCTCGGCTTTGCCGGCGAACCGGACCAACGCCTGGGTGCGTTCGGTGAGGACCTGCGGGTCGTCTTGATCCGCGACCGCAACAGCCGGGACGAGGTCCCGCAGTGGTACGCGCCCGGCAAGGACAACGACACGCCTGGCTTCGGTGTCGGACTTTGGGCGTCACAGGAAGCTTTGCCGGACAATCGGGTTTTTGCCAGCACGGCGGACGTACCCAAGAACTTCCCCAAGGTCCCCCGTGGACTCCGCAAACTCACCGGAGAGCAAGGCCCAGGCCACGCGTCCACGGTGAGCGCGTGGAACCCGCAGTACCTGGAACTGACGGTGCTGGGCTGTCCCCGGGAGGACGAACCGGCGGTGTGGGCGGCGATCGCCCATCAGCTCAGGTTCCACGACGACTACGTACCCCTTGCGAGGCCCCTGCCGATGCACCTGGCCAAGCTCGCCGAGGAGTATCTGAGCCCGCAGTCCACGACGACGGACCGTCGGAGTGACCCGACCTGA
- a CDS encoding serine/threonine-protein kinase: MFHPGEIVDGRYVVREALGQGNSGEVYRVTDRGTGARLVLKIQPARFFENTTDYEYFGEGILHEASIAQELREVPRLILARPGGDHVKRQYLVMPDVDGRDLVAFSADEAPVSSERTAAIIAQLSNALGELHSRGWIHRDVKAENALIAPDGRVWLIDLGSAVPRDVDASPQGTPGYSAPEVLQGAPATAASDIFSLGCLLFKLAIMGLPHDNTTGLPPVPGPPFPNRLERSLEALAPGLRTVGLRMIEWDPANRPQTMGDVAAELVRLLPGPAVPPRRGRVPDPVLRYWLDRHQTAS; this comes from the coding sequence GTGTTCCATCCAGGTGAGATCGTCGACGGCCGTTATGTGGTGCGGGAAGCACTCGGCCAAGGGAATTCGGGTGAGGTCTACCGGGTCACTGACCGCGGCACCGGGGCCAGGCTCGTGCTCAAGATCCAGCCGGCCCGGTTCTTCGAGAACACCACCGACTACGAGTACTTCGGCGAGGGAATTCTCCACGAGGCATCGATCGCACAGGAGCTCCGCGAGGTGCCCCGCCTGATCCTCGCTCGCCCTGGTGGCGATCATGTCAAGCGGCAGTACCTGGTAATGCCGGACGTCGACGGCCGGGATCTTGTGGCTTTCTCAGCCGACGAGGCCCCCGTCTCTTCCGAACGAACGGCGGCGATCATCGCCCAACTGTCTAACGCTCTCGGCGAGTTGCACTCTCGCGGTTGGATCCACCGTGATGTCAAGGCCGAGAACGCACTCATTGCCCCGGACGGCCGGGTCTGGCTGATCGATCTCGGCAGCGCAGTTCCCCGGGACGTGGACGCGAGCCCACAGGGCACTCCTGGATACAGCGCGCCCGAGGTCCTGCAGGGAGCCCCGGCTACCGCGGCCTCAGACATCTTTTCGTTGGGCTGTTTGCTGTTCAAGCTGGCGATCATGGGCCTTCCTCACGACAACACGACGGGACTCCCGCCAGTTCCTGGCCCTCCGTTCCCGAACCGGCTGGAGCGTTCGCTTGAAGCGCTTGCCCCGGGGCTGCGCACGGTCGGTCTCCGCATGATCGAATGGGACCCTGCCAATCGGCCGCAGACCATGGGCGACGTGGCCGCAGAACTGGTCCGGCTCCTTCCCGGCCCCGCGGTGCCACCCAGGCGGGGGCGTGTGCCCGACCCAGTGCTCCGGTACTGGCTCGATCGCCACCAAACCGCCTCCTAG
- a CDS encoding helix-turn-helix transcriptional regulator, protein MLLAGVAAGWPHVELGARPDPPVRRCRRRGRRAERRRGRSARRPPPAGRRRTGAARNCRFGATGVPSHTSQATFVPPRGGWIAVCSPGPTPGTNRRPSWASPSGSSTPPVTSTTSRPSRPAQKRAASPGSSALKVTVMEPADRFLVHTATGSRTIDPPGLIVSDMDGDFVGRVKESELLAGQLRDALSGNGRLVLITGEPGIGKTRLAREVVSRAEVSDTPFAWGRASDDEGSPPYWLFRQIARALDDSLPAALVEGGTTTDSAGARFQAFEAFGEQLREHARRAGLVVVLDDLQWADAASLALLVHIARDLARSRLLLVATYRDTETRGRDGLAAAFAALSHEPALVRVRLAGLPPADVRRQLEATADRPVTVELAALVSRRTGGNPFFVNELAPLLDHVAETLPDGVLDTVRARLARLSPVCRELVSLAAALGSVLEAPPLAAVTGSPVETVLSALDEAAAAGLLTPGEGRRFRHDLIREAARADLPTATRAGAHARLAAWLATRSDAAERAAEIAHHWLASAPVGDPRQAREWAERAGDQALDRLAWEEAAEQYRRALDAGAPLTAGDRARLLLRHATALTRDGDLRSAAEVLTRSAEAARAANDPDALGSVALATEGVSNPWGDFGGDRLAREALTQLPAADSSMRARLLALVGGEAGFAGGPDAQRYSAEALAMAERLEDASVLRSALRSRQMARSGPDGVHERLELAERMFALGEAEQDDDTRLWGWLWRFDAFMMLGRMDEAEATLPPMRQLTERLHRPLATWHHLRSVAAVEIARGRFDDAADVLRECVRLVEGRTHSSVFGMSVFVLIMLDGLTGRDLVKEEQHREFEKHFPPSLLPSYGHYWAQHGDLARARRLARPAADVGSYPQTLLLAALAVRAELAWLFGEREVAAETAGLLRPHAGLFVVGGAGAVVNAGSVRTYLGLAEAACGRLDDGVRQIRLGIAADDAAGIVPHTAFGRWHLASVLSRRRRPGDVEEAAALCAGLEDTTAGLGMEPLRRRVAELAATLGGAAPGELTRREAEVAGHVAQGLTNKQIAALAHISERTVETHVQHILAKLGLTNRTQIAAWSAGQR, encoded by the coding sequence ATGCTGCTGGCGGGGGTGGCAGCCGGCTGGCCGCACGTAGAACTCGGTGCCCGTCCGGATCCGCCAGTACGACGGTGCCGTCGTCGCGGGCGCCGAGCCGAACGGCGCCGAGGAAGATCAGCGCGTCGACCGCCGCCCGCTGGTCGCCGTCGGACGGGAGCAGCTCGAAACTGCCGGTTCGGCGCCACGGGCGTGCCATCCCACACGTCCCAGGCGACTTTCGTGCCGCCGCGCGGTGGCTGGATTGCGGTCTGCTCGCCCGGCCCCACACCAGGGACGAACCGCAGGCCCAGCTGGGCGTCTCCGTCCGGTAGCAGCACACCGCCGGTGACCTCGACGACCTCCCGGCCGAGCAGACCCGCCCAGAAGCGTGCCGCTTCACCCGGGTCGTCCGCCTTGAAAGTCACCGTTATGGAACCGGCGGATCGATTCCTCGTGCACACGGCGACAGGATCCCGCACCATCGACCCACCGGGCCTTATCGTTTCGGACATGGACGGTGATTTTGTCGGCCGGGTGAAAGAATCGGAGTTGCTCGCCGGTCAGCTCCGGGACGCGCTATCTGGCAACGGGCGGCTGGTCCTCATCACCGGCGAGCCCGGCATCGGCAAGACCCGGCTCGCGCGCGAAGTCGTGTCGCGCGCGGAAGTCTCGGACACCCCGTTCGCCTGGGGACGGGCCAGTGACGACGAAGGCAGCCCGCCGTACTGGCTCTTCCGCCAGATCGCTCGTGCCTTGGATGATTCACTGCCGGCTGCTCTGGTCGAAGGCGGCACGACCACCGACTCGGCGGGGGCTCGCTTTCAGGCGTTCGAAGCCTTCGGCGAACAGCTGCGGGAACACGCGCGACGCGCCGGCCTCGTTGTCGTCCTCGACGATCTCCAGTGGGCCGACGCCGCGTCGTTGGCACTGCTCGTGCACATCGCGCGGGACCTGGCCCGCTCCCGCCTGCTGCTCGTCGCCACCTACCGGGACACCGAGACCCGCGGCCGGGACGGGCTGGCGGCCGCGTTCGCCGCTCTTTCCCACGAGCCGGCCCTCGTGCGCGTCCGCTTGGCCGGGCTGCCACCCGCGGACGTGCGCCGCCAGCTGGAGGCCACCGCCGACCGGCCGGTCACCGTCGAGCTCGCCGCCCTGGTCAGCCGCCGGACCGGCGGAAATCCCTTCTTCGTGAACGAGCTCGCGCCACTCCTCGACCACGTCGCGGAGACGTTGCCCGACGGAGTACTCGACACCGTCCGCGCGCGGCTGGCCCGGCTCAGCCCCGTCTGCCGGGAGCTGGTCTCGCTCGCGGCCGCGCTGGGCAGCGTGCTGGAGGCGCCCCCGTTGGCCGCGGTGACCGGAAGCCCCGTCGAGACCGTGCTGAGCGCGCTCGACGAGGCCGCCGCCGCGGGGTTGCTGACCCCCGGTGAAGGCCGGCGGTTCCGGCACGACCTCATCCGGGAAGCCGCACGAGCCGACCTGCCCACCGCGACCCGTGCGGGCGCCCACGCCCGGCTGGCTGCTTGGCTGGCCACGCGATCCGACGCTGCCGAGCGCGCCGCGGAGATCGCCCACCACTGGCTGGCTTCGGCACCCGTCGGCGATCCCCGTCAGGCCCGCGAGTGGGCCGAACGCGCCGGTGACCAGGCGCTGGACCGCCTGGCCTGGGAGGAGGCCGCCGAGCAGTACCGGCGGGCGCTGGACGCCGGCGCGCCGCTGACCGCGGGCGACCGCGCCCGGCTGCTGCTGCGGCACGCCACCGCGCTGACCCGCGACGGTGATCTCCGGTCCGCCGCCGAGGTGCTCACCCGGTCCGCCGAGGCCGCTCGCGCCGCGAACGATCCGGACGCGCTCGGCTCGGTCGCCCTGGCCACGGAGGGCGTCTCCAACCCGTGGGGCGACTTCGGCGGCGACCGGCTGGCCCGCGAGGCACTGACCCAGCTGCCGGCAGCGGACAGCTCGATGCGGGCCCGGCTGCTGGCGCTGGTCGGCGGCGAAGCGGGCTTCGCAGGTGGCCCGGACGCCCAGCGGTATTCCGCCGAGGCACTCGCGATGGCGGAACGGCTCGAGGACGCGTCCGTGCTGCGTTCGGCGCTGCGCTCGCGGCAGATGGCCCGCTCGGGACCCGACGGCGTGCACGAACGGCTCGAGCTGGCCGAGCGGATGTTCGCGCTCGGCGAGGCCGAGCAGGACGACGACACCCGGTTGTGGGGCTGGCTGTGGCGCTTCGACGCCTTCATGATGCTGGGCCGCATGGACGAGGCCGAGGCGACACTCCCTCCGATGCGGCAGTTGACCGAACGCCTGCATCGTCCGCTCGCGACGTGGCACCACTTGCGCAGCGTGGCCGCGGTCGAGATCGCCCGTGGCCGCTTCGACGACGCCGCCGACGTTCTGCGGGAGTGCGTGCGGCTGGTCGAGGGCCGCACGCACAGCTCCGTGTTCGGGATGTCGGTGTTCGTCCTGATCATGCTCGACGGGCTGACCGGGCGCGATCTGGTGAAAGAAGAGCAGCACCGGGAGTTCGAGAAGCACTTCCCGCCTTCCCTCCTGCCGTCGTACGGCCACTACTGGGCACAGCACGGCGATCTCGCGCGTGCCCGCCGGCTCGCCCGCCCCGCCGCCGACGTCGGCAGCTACCCCCAAACCCTGCTGCTGGCGGCCCTCGCGGTCCGGGCCGAGCTGGCGTGGCTCTTCGGCGAACGGGAGGTCGCCGCGGAAACAGCGGGCTTGTTGCGGCCGCATGCCGGCTTGTTCGTCGTCGGCGGGGCGGGCGCCGTGGTGAACGCCGGCTCGGTGCGCACCTACCTCGGCCTCGCGGAAGCCGCTTGCGGACGCCTCGACGACGGGGTGCGCCAGATCCGCCTCGGGATCGCCGCCGACGACGCGGCCGGCATCGTGCCCCACACGGCGTTCGGCCGCTGGCACCTGGCTTCGGTGCTGTCGCGCCGGCGCCGTCCCGGCGACGTCGAGGAGGCGGCCGCGTTGTGCGCCGGTCTCGAGGACACGACCGCAGGCCTCGGGATGGAACCGCTGCGGCGGCGTGTCGCGGAGCTGGCGGCCACCTTGGGCGGAGCTGCCCCGGGCGAGCTCACCCGCCGGGAAGCCGAGGTAGCCGGGCACGTCGCCCAGGGCCTGACCAACAAGCAGATCGCGGCACTGGCGCACATCTCCGAGCGCACCGTCGAAACCCACGTCCAGCACATCCTCGCCAAGCTTGGCTTGACCAATCGGACGCAGATCGCCGCCTGGTCCGCCGGGCAGCGGTGA